The Camelina sativa cultivar DH55 chromosome 18, Cs, whole genome shotgun sequence DNA window AGTAGTATTTCCGAGAACAGTCGCCGCGGGAAAAATGACGTGAGCGTCGAGAAGAGAATCACCGACTGGAGATCCCTCGATAAGTTCGTGGCGTCTCAGTTGCTGATGAGTGGCGAAGACTAGATCGAGTGATGAGGCTTAAATGTATATCATGTATGCATGCATGCACGAGAAACGCCGCCGTATTTTGGAACTTTCAATctttctttcatatatatggTAGTAATAAGTTGATCGAATGAATTGATTTTCGATGGATAAATAGAAGGTGAGGATCGAACAAGATCTAtatctatattactatatataatgCTCTACGACTACATTTAactcggttttttttttgttccgtATAACGGTATCAATGACTCGAGAAAATGATGATACACAATACGGTCACAAATTGCGGTGGTNtttttttttttttttttttttttgtattagaaaattgtaataaaaagaaagtgGGCTCAAGGAGGTGGGCCCAAATAATATGGGCCTTGTCTAGCATGCGGGGTGAAGCATGGTTTGCATTATTCATGCTTTGTCTCCCCTCCGCCACACaccaccaaataaaaataaaaatatccaaCGAGGTGGCGTTTCGTGCATATAGTCGTCTCATAAAAACGGCACGCTGTTGGGTTACGATTGCCGTAAACGTCAACTTGCGCTCTCCTtgtgaattaaaaaaactagGCAAAAGAAGTTGTTGCTGGGTTTGTAGATTTGTCGGAGATTCATATACAAGTAAGCTAGTTGATCGGAGGGGGGGNNNNNNNNNNNNNNNNNNNNNNNNNNNNNNNNNNNNNNNNNNNNNNNNNNNNNNNNNNNNNNNNNNNNNNNNNNNNNNNNNNNNNNNNNNNNNNNNNNNNNNNNNNNNNNNNNNNNNNNNNNNNNNNNNNNNNNNNNNNNNNNNNNNNNNNNNNNNNNNNNNNNNNNNNNNNNNNNNNNNNNNNNNNNNNNNNNNNNNNNNNNNNNNNNNNNNNNNNNNNNNNNNNNNNNNNNNNNNNNNNNNNNNNNNNNNNNNNNNNNNNNNNNNNNNNNNNNNNNNNNNNNNNNNNNNNNNNNNNNNNNNNNNNNNNNNNNNNNNNNNNNNNNNNNNNNNNNNNNNNNNNNNNNNNNNNNNNNNNNNNNNNNNNNNNNNNNNNNNNNNNNNNNNNNNNNNNNNNNNNNNNNNNNNNNNNNNNNNNNNNNNNNNNNNNNNNNNNNNNNNNNNNNNNNNNNNNNNNNNNNNNNNNNNNNNNNNNNNNNNNNNNNNNNNNNNNNNNNNNNNNNNNNNNNNNNNNNNNNNNNNGGGTCAGTGAAGCAACGAAATGGGGGCATCAGATTCAACTCTGCAGGTATGTCTGCGATTTTTTGATATTCTTGAGGCAGGGCATGATGTGATGGTCTTCAATTCAAATTCAATCATCCGATATATTCAACAGGGAAATGGAAGTGGAGATGTGATAACGACCATCTCGCATCGATCCGAAGTAGTGGATCCCATTCTCGAGAATCTTAAATCCCTCTCTGTTGTAAGTTTTACTCCCGAAATCGAAACCGAAACtagtcgtcgtcttcttctttcaattttttaatattatcgatgattataaaaaaaataaaaaaataaaaaaatgtgcaGAGTAGGCCAATATTGAAGTCGCCTCCCACGGAAAGTAGCTTAACGGACATCTTAGTGAGAAAAGCTCTATCGAGTTCATCTTCCAGTAAGAAAAgcctctctctttttgtttttgttattgaattaaCTAAACATCACATGTTTAGGAACTTTTTTAagcttaaaattaaaaaaaaaaatgatggatCCGTGTCTGTCTAAGACATatattcatacatatatatatatcaatcctttttttttttggatttttgttacaagtcctctcttttttgtttccaacCTCGTCTCCTGCTTTTCTTTGTCAGATACGGTGGATCCTCAAATACTTGTAGAGCTCTTCTCCATTTACCGAGAATGGCAAGAGTCCAAGGCTCAACAAATCACCAATACACAGGTGGTCTCCGCCTCCTTTTTCAATGAACATGGAATCCAATCCTTTACTCTTATTTACTCCTCATGGACTGTAAACTTCTCCTCTAGGTCTATGAGTAGTTCATTATGTAAGAAATGTCTGCAATTAGCCAGACAACTTACTTTATACTTAAGCTTAGGCTACTCCCATTTTTGAGCTTTTTGTTCTCAAATGCTGGAATCTAATCTCTTATAGATTGTCTACTTTCTTTGGCTCTGTCTTTGCTTTTCATCACCTTTGGTGACACTCCTCTCGGTGTAGCTATTTAAAGCGAAAAACTGaatttataacatttatttAGGAAGATATAGAAAACAAGATCGAAGTGGCAGATGCTTTGGCGACTAAACTTTTACAGCGGTTCAACCACTCTGTTTCTGCTATGCGGACAACTTCCTAGCATTTATCTCAAGGTACCTTTTTTTACTCTCAGGGTTTTTTACACACTGGAGGGACTGCATTATATCATCCATTTATCTCTTATACTTGCCAGCACATCTTTCCAGTTCCTAAGGGAAGGTTAACTGAGGTGATCAACAACTGCGATACATTATGTAAGAGAATTAATTCTGAGGGACCTGAATCTCTAAGGTCCACTGTCACGCCTTTTTCTCTTGCATCCCCTGATTCGGTCAGTCTAAACATTACTACTCTCTCTTCTAAACAAGATCCATAAGAGTAAGTAAAATATCTTTAACAAATAGTTAGATTGGTGATTCGGAATACGTCTAGTTATATTTTACTGATCTCATTTGAGTTTGCATAGATGCATGATCATGTCTTTTTTACGTTGGTTTGATTTTCTGAGTTGTATAATCTCGCTGGTAAACAGTAGGAACCCATTGTTGCGATAAAGGGAAAATTcatatgtaataaatattttctgtttGCCTTTTGGTACAACATCCACAATGGACTATTCGCAGCTGAACAACttgaaacaacaaaagagaagaacaacgaatgaaacaaaaatacatctcaatatatataaaaagaaaagcaagatAATGATGACTCTCTCGTCTTTTGGGTAGTTCAAGATCAAGGTTGCTGCTTAGCGTCCATGTAGCCAGCGTCGACGAGCACTTTCTCCCTCTTGGCCAGCTCAAGGTCTTCGTCCACCATCATCTTGACCAGCTTCTCGAACCCTACTTGAGGCTTCCACCCCAGCATCTCCTTTGCCTTGCTTGCGTCTCCTTTGAGATTGTCCACCTCCGTTGGCCGGAAGTACTTCTTGTCAATCTCGACGTGGTCTTTCCAGTTGAGCCCGACGTACCCGAAAGACACCGCCAGAAACTCCTCGACGGTGTGTGATTCCTCAGTTGCCACGACGTAGTCATCTGGTTTCTCCTGCTGCAGCATCAGCCACATTGCCTCGACGTAGTCTCCTGCGAAGCCCCAGTCTCTTGAAGCTTGTATATTCCCGAGGAAGAGCTTCGTCTGCAATCCAACCTTGATCCTTCCCAAGGCCCGGGTGATCTTCCGAGTGACGAAGTTCTCACCCCGGCGAGGTGACTCGTGGTTGAAGAGGATTCCGTTGCAGGCGTACAGACCATAGGCCTCTCGGTAGTTGACGGTGTACCAGTGAGCGGCGCATTTGGAGGCTGCGTAGGGAGATCTGGGATGAAAGGGAGTGGTCTCGGActgaggaggaggagtagaGCCGAACATCTCGGAGGAGCCGGCCTGGTAGTACTTGATGGAGCGGCCGTTGTCAATGTTGTGAGATCTGACAGCCTCAAGGAGGCGGAGAGCTCCAGTAGCGACGACATCAGCAGTGTAGTCAGGGATCTCGAAGGAGACGGCAACGTGGGACTGAGCAGCAAGGTTGTAGACCTCGTCAGGCTTTATGACGTCGAGCCAACGGCGGAGAGAGGAAGCATCGGAGAGATCAGCGTAGTGGAGCTTCATGCGAGCTTTGTTGGCATTGTGGGGATCGACGTAGATATGGTTGATGCGCTGAGTGTTGAAATTGGAGGAACGTCGGATGAGGCCGTGAACTTGGTAGCCTTTGGCGAGTAGGAACTCGGTGAGGTATGATCCATCCTGGCCGGTGATACCGGTGACCAAGGCAATCTTCAACGGCTGGGCAGTATTGTTGGAATCGCCGTTAGGAGGAGATCTGTCTTGTGACGCCATTGATTGATGATGAGATGGGATCGGATCACAGAAATGATTGGGCACGTCGCgctttctatatatttgattttagaaGCTCCCAAAAGTGATGAGCTTTATATATAAGAAGGAAGACTTGGACGGAGGTGGGAGAGAGAGGGGGTTAGTATGGTAACTTAGAAAGGTCCCAAGCTGTGTGTATTGGTGGGTACGTAAAGTTGTACATTGTTAAGCTAATCGCCGGCAAGCGTTGACCGATAACCATTAGTTtatcacatctctctctctctctcaatgccTGAACTGAACGCAAGCAAACTCCCTCCTTTtagagctatatatatatatatatgtcagcCCACTAAAGTTTGGACAGCACTTCAAAGCCCGTTGTTTGGCCCAACCTACAGACTCGGGCCTAgcttagttacttttttttttttccacgaTTTCTACTAAATAATAagattcaaaattcaaaattttaagaaagaaagaaaaaaaaacgtaacgCGAGAAAGGAGTTTTATTAAATGCGAGTGGTAAATTAAATTCTCATTAGTTGACAGTAATAATGAGAAGAATAATAATTACGAATATAATAAGGAATGAGAGCCAATCAGCGCCTCGCTAATTATTTATTAACTGAAGAGTCCCTAAGAGCATCATTAGTAAAGGGTACTCTCTAAGTTACTctcaaattatttaaacatataattaatattaatttaagtaaagcaaccctaagagtatttttgcaaaatcattcTTTTACTAGAGAACCAAAAAAGGGTTGCtcattcttaaacatattttacaagtTTTGTATGTTCTTTAAACTATGTAATGTCAaaggaaaagaatgaaaaaaaaaactgtttccCAAGTTTACATGTTGTAGCAGCCTTGGCACTTCACATCCTACATTAAAGTAAACAACAAACGAAACAACAATTAGACAGGTAAATGAAAATCAGATTGGTAAATGGTAGAGAAAGAATCATGCTTTTACGGGTGTTTAGAGATGATCACAGATTGCTTTTGTGAAATCTGTTGTGGTTGAGGAGCCTCCTAGATCAGCTGTTCTATACTTTCCCTCGGCTATTGTGTTGATGATGGCGCTGTGGATCTGCTCTGCTTGTTTGTTGAGTTTCAGATGCCGCAGCATCATCAATCCACTAAGTAAAGCTGTCGGGTTCGCCAGGTTCTATACAACAccataaaagacaaaacatcATACTTTGGATAATTAGCTTAGGATTGAATCAAGTCTTGACTTTCAAACATTGGGCTGATAAATCTAAATCCAATATGTTTGAAACTTGATGTGTAGATCAGACTCGTTAATCCTAAATACTTTATTGGCCAGTTATTAACATCATTCAAGTAACGATGATCCAACCAGAACCGTTCTACAATATAAACTAGACAGTAATCCAATCTACAATGAAAGTCTCAGCATCTGAATGTTCTaccaagaaaatgaagagaaagaggTGACAAATCTTCTCTCAGGAGCACAAGTTATATCATACTAAGTTTATAGATAACAGTCAGACTAAACTCACTTAGTTTGTTTCACTACTTTTGATAACGAAAACGCAGAACCATAT harbors:
- the LOC104762947 gene encoding uncharacterized protein LOC104762947; this translates as MGASDSTLQGNGSGDVITTISHRSEVVDPILENLKSLSVSRPILKSPPTESSLTDILVRKALSSSSSNTVDPQILVELFSIYREWQESKAQQITNTQEDIENKIEVADALATKLLQRFNHSVSAMRTTS
- the LOC104762946 gene encoding GDP-mannose 4,6 dehydratase 1-like; translation: MASQDRSPPNGDSNNTAQPLKIALVTGITGQDGSYLTEFLLAKGYQVHGLIRRSSNFNTQRINHIYVDPHNANKARMKLHYADLSDASSLRRWLDVIKPDEVYNLAAQSHVAVSFEIPDYTADVVATGALRLLEAVRSHNIDNGRSIKYYQAGSSEMFGSTPPPQSETTPFHPRSPYAASKCAAHWYTVNYREAYGLYACNGILFNHESPRRGENFVTRKITRALGRIKVGLQTKLFLGNIQASRDWGFAGDYVEAMWLMLQQEKPDDYVVATEESHTVEEFLAVSFGYVGLNWKDHVEIDKKYFRPTEVDNLKGDASKAKEMLGWKPQVGFEKLVKMMVDEDLELAKREKVLVDAGYMDAKQQP